The stretch of DNA GTTGAAATGCACTTCGGCGCGATCGTTCCAGTTCTCGCGGTTGTCCTCGATTTCCTGTGCGTCCGTCGGTGCGGAATTTTGCGCTTTTATCACGTCATCATTGGCGGTCATCGGTTATCTGCTTTCCTGTTTTCGTCTTTTTCCTCATCGATTCAACTGTTTCAAACCCAGTATAAATGATACCTGTCAGGCAGCGATTGGAAAGTGCTGTCTGACAGGTAATGATTAATAGCAATAGGGAAGGATGGGGCGCTCGATCATCCCTCCTAGATTCCCCATACCGGCCACTGTGTTTCGCTGGTGTTTATCTCGATTTCGTGGATTGCGTCCGCGGCGGCGTCTCTTGTCGATTCGGTCGGAGCTTGAGCCTTCAAGCGGTTGAGCGGGCCGATGGCCGACGAGGGGAGCTGACCGAGATAATCCGTATCGACTACTTCGATATTGCCGTTCAAGTAGCCGTCCACATCGACGTTGGCGATGATGGTGTCGGGCTGAATGAAAGCAAAAACAAGCCACAGTGCGAGCGTACCGAAAAATGCGACACGGAACAGTTCAAACGTCGGGCTTAGCAGTTTCCACACCGTGGCCACGAGCAGGAACGCGATGGCGACCATACCCCAGTATGTCAGCAGGCGTAGGCGCGTCAGGCCGTATTTATTGACGTACAGACTCATACGCCAGACGGCCGAGACCAACATCACCGTCGTGGAGGCGACCAGCACGAGTTCGAGCGTCAGCAGGGACTTCGCACGTTTTCCGTGCTTGTGCAGGTAGAGGCAGGCCATCACGATGATGAGGTTGATGGCTGTGACACCGACAAGCTGGAAGAATCCCGCGCGGGCGTAGGCTGCGTAGCCTCCGAAGCGTTTCAGCGTGTCCACGCCGCCGAACAGATATGTCGATTGAATGATCGCAAATACCAGATACACCGCGTCGAGCATGGCAAGCATCGTGTTGAGCGTAGCGGTCGAGGCATGATGATGGGAGATACTTGTGCGGAAATCGGCTTTATGATGCGGGTAACGCAGGCCGAAGAGCAAGGAAAAAGCGAGTGGGATGATCACTATGAAACGAATGGCATCCAGGAGGCGAGAACCGAAATCGATGTCGATGGCATTATCAAAAAGACGGTTGACGATCCATGCGAAATTGCCGTCAGCGGAGGATAGTGCAGGAACCACGATGGACAGTATCAGGATCGCGCACACCGCACCCATGATGATACTGCCGACCGCGTGTCCGCGCCCTTTTACCCACGATGAGGCGACGCGTCCCAAAACGGACCAATGACGGAACTGTTCGGTGATGAATGTGCCGAGCCCATGCAAGACCCCGCGCATGCGGAACAGTTCGTCATCGTTTTCGCCGCTCAGCGACAGAACAGTCAGGGGCAGCGTTATGGCCAAGGCGCAAGCATTGAGTGCGCGGAGCCAGATGGCTTGAGAGAACGCGGGTACGAGCATAAGCGCCACAGTGCAGACAAGCAGGGCGAGTGACAGTTTTGACATGTGCGGATGCTGCTGTTTCACCGGTTTTGCCTGCTCGGTGTCTTGCGATTCAGGGGGCTTTTTCGGGTTCTGCGGTTCCTGTTTTCGTCTTAAAAACCAGGCGCAACCGAGGAATGTCAACAGGCAGACGCTCAATGCCACACCTCCCGCGATTGCGAA from Bifidobacterium sp. ESL0800 encodes:
- a CDS encoding DUF4173 domain-containing protein; its protein translation is MSKDNYTQKRPVTNETKHKTGSTTNPYTEPSVSPSEAIAQNEVSDATSASADAGTIDTSTAKNTTNTANASSNAVSATVPPAPLTKADKASLICAIALSLLWCICVSPLRLSGYFAIAGGVALSVCLLTFLGCAWFLRRKQEPQNPKKPPESQDTEQAKPVKQQHPHMSKLSLALLVCTVALMLVPAFSQAIWLRALNACALAITLPLTVLSLSGENDDELFRMRGVLHGLGTFITEQFRHWSVLGRVASSWVKGRGHAVGSIIMGAVCAILILSIVVPALSSADGNFAWIVNRLFDNAIDIDFGSRLLDAIRFIVIIPLAFSLLFGLRYPHHKADFRTSISHHHASTATLNTMLAMLDAVYLVFAIIQSTYLFGGVDTLKRFGGYAAYARAGFFQLVGVTAINLIIVMACLYLHKHGKRAKSLLTLELVLVASTTVMLVSAVWRMSLYVNKYGLTRLRLLTYWGMVAIAFLLVATVWKLLSPTFELFRVAFFGTLALWLVFAFIQPDTIIANVDVDGYLNGNIEVVDTDYLGQLPSSAIGPLNRLKAQAPTESTRDAAADAIHEIEINTSETQWPVWGI